The sequence CCACCACTCCCTCAAATATCTAATATCAATAACCTCCAAAGTTAGACACCAGTGGTCCCTAAAAGAGCAAGTGCTGGAGGCCAGTGGGCACTTAGTCTGCCATGAAAACAGCAGAGGATTTCCTGAAACACAATTGATACTTCACAGTTTACCAGCTGCTTCACTGAGCTCTTGGGCAGGGCCCTTGTAGCTCCCACCACCAACTTTGCACCAACTGTCCCATCAGCAGACTCCAGCCAAAATTGTCTTCAAAGTATAGCGCTGATACTGATGTAGTAACACGTGTGCATCTGTGTCCTAAGTATTGCATGCTCAGGGCCGGTGGAAGGCTGTTTTCAACTGATACATCCCCTCACACTGCATCCGTGATCTGACAAGGCTCCCTTCCAGAAAAGCAGAGAGCTCTGACTTCTAGGACTGTCTAAGGCTTCAAGTAGTCAATCCTAAAGGTGACTTCCCCATGGATGCTCTACCCGTACAGAAGCCAACTTTTACAGGAGTTAATGCTAGGCAGTATGTCAGCATCCTTCTGCATGCTGTCAAAGCCTGGGCTGCTGCAACCCTTTCGTACCCTTTCAGCAGCCCTTGTGGGGATCTGCAGTGCCAGATCAGCCCTCCAAGGCGTACTCTTCCCAAGCTCATGTGGGGCCAGGAGAGAGCTGGCGGAGCCAGTTGGCTGGCTGTGGTGCCACAAGCACTTGAGCACAAAGACTTTGCAGGCAAAggcggggcaggcagggagggcaatAAATGTCACAAAGTGTTTATACCGTCCACGTAGAAGACTTTAATTATacttcaaaattaaaagaaaaaataagctatGCAAAACATAAGAGATATTCTAGCAAAGATGCACAGGCCCCTAGGAGCTTGGGGACTGCCTCTTCAATCAGTAATTCACTTCTGGCTCCATGTCTCTTCCCATTGTTATTAGCTTGTCTGTCTTGGCACTGGGACAACCTTCAGGAaaccattctttttcttctttgatccTCTTAGTCATTTCTTTGGCTTTGGCAGTTTTCTTTTTACAGGGAGAGGAGTGGAAGAACTGCATGTCTGTAAACGGGTCACCCCGCCTCAGTTTGCTGCAGAACAAAAAGGGTTAGGTTGAACCATCAAGGTATTTCTTGAATACGTGCAAGATTTCAGTCTCTAAAATTGCtgattttactgaaatgattCCACTATAGGAAGACAGTTTGTTTCTTGTCCAGTACAGAAACAGCTATACCAGTACAGAGTACCTTCTGACCCAGTATAACCAACTCTTCAGAGAAAGTTCAAACTGTGACACTTTTCAGGGAAAAATCATTGTTGTTACACTATTGCATAATACTAAGTCATCACTTTAGGAGTTAAATGGTTCTGTACAGTAGCCATTGGATGTACTGAATCTACAGTTTCTTAGGAAAAAGCTGCAGCTACTTGTTTAGCTACTTGTATCTGCcataaaaagcaaatacagatACAGCCTGCTTACAGGAGAGAACCCTCCTCAAGACTagtattttcttcactgaaacccAATTAAAATAGAAGTATTACTCAGTTGTTCTATAAAACTGTGATATCGCAGAACAGCAGCAAGTGAAATTAGGGCTTTCACTTAGCTGTCTTTATTTAACCTGCATTTTATCCTCTAGGCTAATCCCTCATTAGCACTGGAGTACCACAGATGCAGTCTGCTAAGAGGTGTGCTAATTTCAGTGAGGGAAAAAACGTCTTTGGTAGCTTGTTACCAGAAACCTGCACATGCATATGTGCTAATGGTGAATTCTGGATTAACCACGCCGTGGTAGAAAACGAGGGGTCacagaaatacaaagcagaagaggAATTTGAAGGCAAACAAAGTCACAGAGGGTCCAGCCCTCGAGAGTAAGCACAacgagagcagagcaggagtTGCAGCATGGCAATGGTCATAGGAAGGAATAGTTTAAAAGCCCAACCTGTTGAGTTTTGGCTCTGTATAGCAGGCTGGCTGCCGTCTGCGCCTGGACGAGCGCTTTGACACTTCTTCCAAGCTGCAGGAAGACACAGTCCTCACATTGGTCAAGTCCTGTAGTGGCCTGATCTCTGCAAAAGGAGACGTTCATACAAGTTGATCAAAGTGTTTCCAAATTATTTCCAGGTATCCTAAGAAATACAGCTGCCAAATACAGAAAGGTTGCATTCTGAACCAGGTTTCTCTGAACACTGCACAATCGTGAATCCAATCACGTTTCCTCTAAACCCAGAAGACCATTTTTATCCAAAAATCCCAGACCTGCTCCTCACAAGTCAGCTCAGAATCAAATTAGGTTCCTCACTGAAAAAGACACAGGTCACTAACACTGCTAGTACCATTGGACCCTGATGGAGtagaaaaatgattaaaaaaaaaattagagttgATAGTTCTAACGCCCAGGAGCTTACAGCCTGGAGGAGCTACTACAAATTACAGTCCACTCTAGCTATAATAGGCCTGGTAGTAAACAGCTACAggaaggaaaaaccccacaaaacagctCTCTTTACAAGAGCATCCAATAACAGCAAGCTCCCCAAAAGGCTCATCTTAACTATGATATTATCAGCCAAGGGATACACCCtccaaatccttttaaaaaacaaaccaaaaaacacacaacaaagagAATTTAGGTAGCTCCTGATGAATTTCCGCTGAAGATACCACCTAGAGGTATAGTCTGAATCCTTGCAGCATTAACCATTCTGGACCAAAAACCTGACATCTTCATCATATTCTGTGCCCCACTTTTGCTGAGTCTGGTAGGCAGGGTCAGCAAACTGTACTTTTCAACTGCTTGAGTAATTGCTTTTCAAAACTGACAGGCACCACAAGAGTGGTAAAGTGGGACTCGCAGCACAAGCTCCTAGTCTTTTCCCAATATCCACACATGAACAAAGGGCCAGAAATTCTTACAGGAATGCTGATAAACTAGAAGCAAATGCAGCCACAGAAATGACTGGGCACAAGCAGAAGCATAAAAGGTATATTGGACACTAATCtttaactctttaaaaaaaaaaaaaaaaaaagaggaggggaagaaaaccaTAAGCATTTGCTGCATGGATTTCAGCACTCATCTCCAAACCCAGGTTCCCTCCCCCAGCCTACCACCTACCAGGTTCCTGGGAAGGTGAGCTCCGAGAACTTGACTCAACCTGGTTTCTTTCCCCAGGTGTTTCCTCTGCAGTCTTTTCTTTCGATATCAGGGAGCTTTCCAGCCAAACAGAGGATTTCTCTGGCACTCTGTTGCCCTCTGTACTTAAGCTCTTGGAAACTGGTACATCTGTAAGCCTGGAGCTGACAGGCAAAGCTGCAGGACAAGTCACAGAGGAGAATTCAAGACTGTATGAAGTGTCCATAAGATTTTTACTAAGTGATATGTCAGCTATCTGCTCCTCCAGGAAGGCTTCTGGCTTAGGGAGCAGATCTGTAATGCCAGAAAACTTCACCGTCAGGACAGTTTGCTTGGATGCAAGTTCTGCTGAACCTCCAAAGAGCGCCTTGGCACCATCACTTTGTTTGGCCAGGGAATTGGTCTCTGGAGGACTAGAGGTGTTCCTCTTCCTCTGACGCTTTTGTTTGGGATAAGCCTCTTTATTCAAAGCACTCATGTTGTTGCCAACTTTAGTTTGCCCCTTTTCTTGAAGGTCTCCTGTCTGTTTTTTACTGCTCTGAGCAGCTACTATCCTCTGAACTCTGGGGATTTTGCTGGGTTTGCTCCCAGGAATAGGCCTGGAAGGTACAATTTCACCCCCTTCAAAATCTGTCTGGACAAGTTCCATGTTTCCTGCAAGATCCAAAGGACAGATAATGTAAGTTTTCCTGCTACATTTAAGATTACTCGGTGAATCCTTTGCATTCTCCTTAGCTACTCCTTGAATATCTATACATGGCCCAAAAAAATTAACTTCCTTTCTCTGACCACTGCAACTGCTTTTCCTGACAGTCATCTTCCTGCTTGTCTGGCTTCTTTcaggctgtttttctgctttggcCTCTGGTGTTTTCACACTGTTTGGCAGATTCTCCTCAGAGTCATCTATTTGCCTAATTACTCTagtttttctgttgattttctgTCTGATGCTCTTTGTGTTCACACCAGAGTCCTCTTGCAAAGCACAGGCACTTGAGGTCTCTTTCCTCAAAAGTGAATTTTGTAGATTGGAATCATCTGAGGGAATTTCATTACTTGAGGAGGTATGAACTGGGCTTTTTGACAAGCTCTCGCTTTGGATCTCAAAGATATCTTCCTTCTTAACCTGTTGCAGTAAGTCACCACTTCCAAGATTGTGCAGCTGTGCTGGATTCACCACATATACTCTTCTGAGATCTTGGACTTCATCAGGAGAGCAGGAATGGCGTTCCACATCACAGCCTCTGTTCCTGTTGAAAGCCCCCTCGCAAGCCTTCTGCCTCTTCTCAGAAACTTCAGACTGACTAGCACATGTTGCAACTTTTGGCTTAAGAAGCTTCTTTGCATTTTGAGCTCTTTCTTCACCTTGAAGTAGATCAGGACTACTTTCTGCAttgtttttaattgtattttttttcttttttcctgtgcttgcTTTTTTAACAGTTGTTTTCTCACCAGCTTTACAACTACCTTTGCTTTTAACCTTTACAGGAACAAACTTGGGGACTTGGCTACAGCTGGGGTCTGTTTCAACATCACACCCAGTTTCTTTAGCCTGTGGCTGATCACAGAAAATCTCTTTACCCAAAGATTTTCTATCAGGAATAACAGTGATTTGAGTAGATGAAACCAGAGAGCTAGGAGATTTCAACTGTGGCTGTGTGTTGctcttgctggggctgctgctgtcctTTGTGATACTCCACCGATCAGTCTGAGTGGAACTGACACACGGGAAGATATCCACACCAGATGATGGAGTGCTTGTTGCAAACAGTGTGGAACGCTTTCTCCTCTGAGTAACGTGCCCTTGTGAGAGACGATCAAAGAAATGTTTTGCCATCTCATTGCCCTCATATGAAAGGGGATGACTTTCCCAGGCAAGAACTGGCAAACTGTTGGGATTTTGCTGGGCGGTGCACAAGTCCTCTGTTGGAAAGACAAAATTCATTCCTAAGACTTAGATATGCAGCAGGCAAACGCCAGCTTTCCCAATACCACTAAAACCACGCCCCACACACtgccagaaatccagagcataCAAAAAAGCATGATTTTGTCTCTACAGGGGCTCCCCAAACTCACTGCGTAACAGAAATGCTCAGCTGGCTCCCTTCAGAACAGAAAGGCAGCCCACAGCAAGATCTCTTAACCATAATATTTAGGAATGCATCTGTATGAGTTACTATTTATAT comes from Numenius arquata chromosome 3, bNumArq3.hap1.1, whole genome shotgun sequence and encodes:
- the SGO2 gene encoding shugoshin 2 — encoded protein: MREKKNGALRTAKLNASLASKIKTKIINNSSTIKLSLKHNNKALALALNAEKANVQRLTQEKIVLQKEVEQCHFQNAVLRHKLSFLNNTLKEVENLMAAVKVARLSEFHTSSAPLSNAQKSSMSDDSWAYDVADGQLMRAAGMPMRVPISKLRDAEQQGGSSTAVRMSSLDLQRPASNEPLETVPVASKDTLPPQPAEKPQSHQEENGKKPTEAMEAQEAFLDSGIFGEDLCTAQQNPNSLPVLAWESHPLSYEGNEMAKHFFDRLSQGHVTQRRKRSTLFATSTPSSGVDIFPCVSSTQTDRWSITKDSSSPSKSNTQPQLKSPSSLVSSTQITVIPDRKSLGKEIFCDQPQAKETGCDVETDPSCSQVPKFVPVKVKSKGSCKAGEKTTVKKASTGKKKKNTIKNNAESSPDLLQGEERAQNAKKLLKPKVATCASQSEVSEKRQKACEGAFNRNRGCDVERHSCSPDEVQDLRRVYVVNPAQLHNLGSGDLLQQVKKEDIFEIQSESLSKSPVHTSSSNEIPSDDSNLQNSLLRKETSSACALQEDSGVNTKSIRQKINRKTRVIRQIDDSEENLPNSVKTPEAKAEKQPERSQTSRKMTVRKSSCSGQRKEVNFFGPCIDIQGVAKENAKDSPSNLKCSRKTYIICPLDLAGNMELVQTDFEGGEIVPSRPIPGSKPSKIPRVQRIVAAQSSKKQTGDLQEKGQTKVGNNMSALNKEAYPKQKRQRKRNTSSPPETNSLAKQSDGAKALFGGSAELASKQTVLTVKFSGITDLLPKPEAFLEEQIADISLSKNLMDTSYSLEFSSVTCPAALPVSSRLTDVPVSKSLSTEGNRVPEKSSVWLESSLISKEKTAEETPGERNQVESSSRSSPSQEPEIRPLQDLTNVRTVSSCSLEEVSKRSSRRRRQPACYTEPKLNSKLRRGDPFTDMQFFHSSPCKKKTAKAKEMTKRIKEEKEWFPEGCPSAKTDKLITMGRDMEPEVNY